Proteins co-encoded in one Helicobacter sp. 11S03491-1 genomic window:
- a CDS encoding type IV secretory system conjugative DNA transfer family protein encodes MFNNKKYLPFYYLLSIVLFPFVFGYMLNYFFHLETLEHIYEFEKIIFSNLKSFRSFKFEVYLSAIFGIIPLIIVFVLSMPKNRSTTHGKAKWAKRSDIETYSFSLIKFTKDFFKLLNPLFWLNPKKFFKNILEFFKLGMQKKNKMGVNFGNGFILGLWEEMSGKKRVCYNQPLSALIVAPPGAGKTTGIAVPNLLHLRTSCIVLDIKGELCQFTAGYRQKALKNKILIFDPFGKGNTLKFNPFDKKIVSKLDFNGKRKLVDEIAQTIFVEEKGSDPHWINQARNLFIFYALYDLCVYGESGLFRIATATMRDYKPYIQPLSPYYEQLWKHDDETGLLILKNGSPVQKQDADPEKLYFKQVSEQIYINPQDPRNFSQKARDENPDTDQEKPEEQKDPKNKRLDEIVRDYARAWSGGSGGDEFSSIKSTYNRVMQVFTSYQVKNVTDGMSFEYEDFRKENITLYIRIAQTDINTLAPLIRILLESIAKNLLLKESKKPEERIYFILDEFVRFGKLEFLLEMPALSRSYGVVVLFITQSNALIQKYYSDKDAEILGSTVNYKIVFKTDQKYAKELSEEIGKYTRKTQSYSTEKGKLIFGGTSTFNKEGVNLVTEQDILNLDENDVIILIKGFQATPLKLRTNHYFKDSSMMSKMEWELKPEKTSQNEQSSNPIFNNKSKAVPLPPKEKTINENQVNNDEGKLIEEENTSTNQSNIPIELTQDKQLKQLKIEYEYAKLFQTINDEDIHPPYALKDKKEYVLEITDKEILVRLMPPNNAKNINTQILSKLENEPAIQLAKERNLKLKFDPEE; translated from the coding sequence ATGTTTAATAATAAAAAATATCTCCCGTTTTATTATCTTCTATCCATTGTATTGTTTCCATTCGTCTTTGGCTATATGCTCAATTACTTTTTCCATTTAGAAACGCTTGAACATATCTATGAGTTTGAAAAAATTATTTTTAGCAATCTGAAATCTTTTAGAAGCTTTAAATTTGAAGTCTATTTAAGCGCTATCTTTGGAATTATCCCGCTTATAATTGTATTTGTCTTATCAATGCCAAAAAATCGCTCTACCACTCATGGAAAAGCCAAATGGGCAAAACGAAGCGATATTGAGACTTATTCTTTCTCCCTTATAAAATTCACTAAAGACTTCTTCAAACTCTTAAATCCTCTTTTTTGGCTTAATCCAAAAAAGTTTTTTAAAAATATCTTAGAATTTTTTAAACTTGGAATGCAGAAAAAAAATAAAATGGGTGTGAATTTTGGAAATGGGTTTATATTAGGATTATGGGAAGAGATGTCAGGAAAAAAAAGGGTATGTTACAACCAACCGCTTTCAGCCTTGATTGTCGCTCCACCGGGAGCAGGAAAAACAACAGGTATTGCCGTTCCTAATTTATTACATCTGCGCACAAGCTGTATTGTCTTGGATATTAAAGGTGAATTATGCCAATTTACCGCAGGTTATCGCCAAAAAGCCCTGAAAAATAAAATCTTAATTTTTGATCCTTTTGGAAAAGGCAATACCTTAAAATTCAATCCTTTTGATAAAAAAATTGTTTCAAAACTTGATTTTAATGGCAAACGAAAACTTGTTGATGAAATTGCCCAAACCATATTCGTAGAAGAAAAAGGAAGTGATCCGCATTGGATAAATCAAGCCAGAAACTTGTTTATTTTCTATGCACTCTATGATTTATGTGTATATGGAGAATCCGGTCTTTTTAGAATTGCCACAGCTACAATGAGAGATTATAAACCTTACATTCAACCTTTAAGTCCTTATTATGAACAATTGTGGAAGCATGATGATGAAACAGGATTATTGATACTCAAAAACGGATCGCCTGTTCAAAAACAAGATGCCGATCCTGAAAAATTATATTTCAAACAAGTCAGCGAACAAATCTATATCAACCCCCAAGATCCCAGAAATTTCTCTCAAAAAGCCAGAGATGAAAATCCTGATACAGACCAAGAGAAACCGGAAGAACAAAAAGATCCCAAAAATAAAAGACTTGATGAAATCGTCAGAGATTATGCAAGAGCCTGGTCAGGTGGAAGCGGGGGAGATGAATTCTCATCGATAAAATCTACCTACAATCGCGTAATGCAAGTTTTTACCTCTTATCAAGTCAAAAATGTAACTGATGGAATGAGTTTTGAATATGAAGATTTTAGAAAAGAAAATATCACTCTTTATATTCGAATCGCTCAAACTGATATTAATACCTTAGCTCCGCTCATTAGAATCTTGCTTGAATCCATTGCCAAAAACCTGCTTTTAAAAGAAAGTAAAAAACCTGAAGAAAGAATTTATTTTATATTAGATGAATTCGTAAGATTCGGAAAGCTTGAATTCTTATTAGAAATGCCGGCATTATCAAGAAGTTACGGAGTCGTGGTTTTATTCATTACACAATCAAACGCTTTAATTCAAAAATATTATTCCGATAAAGACGCCGAAATTTTAGGATCGACTGTTAATTACAAAATTGTTTTTAAAACAGATCAAAAATATGCCAAAGAATTATCCGAAGAAATCGGGAAATATACCAGAAAAACACAAAGTTATTCTACCGAAAAAGGAAAATTGATTTTTGGAGGAACAAGCACCTTTAATAAAGAAGGAGTAAATCTGGTAACCGAACAAGATATTTTAAATCTTGATGAGAACGATGTGATTATTTTGATCAAAGGTTTTCAAGCCACGCCTCTTAAACTCCGAACAAATCATTATTTTAAAGATAGCTCAATGATGAGTAAAATGGAATGGGAATTAAAGCCTGAAAAAACAAGTCAAAATGAACAATCTTCAAATCCTATTTTTAACAATAAATCCAAAGCCGTTCCGTTGCCTCCAAAAGAAAAAACAATCAATGAAAATCAAGTAAATAACGATGAAGGCAAATTGATTGAAGAAGAAAATACTTCTACAAATCAATCAAATATTCCTATTGAATTAACTCAAGACAAACAATTAAAACAACTAAAAATTGAATATGAGTATGCCAAACTCTTCCAAACTATAAATGATGAAGATATTCACCCTCCTTATGCGCTCAAAGACAAAAAAGAATATGTTTTAGAAATTACGGATAAAGAAATTTTAGTGAGATTGATGCCCCCAAATAATGCCAAAAACATAAACACTCAAATTTTATCCAAGCTTGAAAATGAACCTGCTATCCAACTCGCTAAAGAGAGGAATTTAAAGTTGAAATTTGATCCTGAAGAATAA
- a CDS encoding CpaF/VirB11 family protein, protein MTNSVGGSRILQVLVEKLKPYLTLDINEVQFNGSQDMYLVKGNSYEKVAQPLFDERFLMNFCEQLANSRNLFFNIQVPHLSCSIPNTRYRVNALHPSINAQNKICMCIRVPNESKFPIEAFQLGAKVKSKGIDYQDILNLTTQAKNILVSGGTASGKTSFVNCLIEKIPLEERIITIEDSPELHLKNPNLVSILVGKNEDSNYSYETALNDAMRMSPQRLLLGEIDTKNVSLFLRLANTGHSGMISTLHSNSVEDAIFAINLNIKIGSKKDIDSNDLLEFFIRGMDFIIQIKKINNERVIEDVLDVKKDLKKALGKN, encoded by the coding sequence ATGACTAATAGCGTTGGAGGGAGTAGAATCCTACAAGTCCTGGTTGAAAAACTTAAACCTTATCTGACCTTAGATATTAACGAAGTTCAATTCAATGGTTCTCAAGATATGTATCTGGTTAAAGGCAACTCTTATGAAAAAGTCGCGCAACCTTTATTTGATGAACGATTTTTGATGAATTTTTGTGAGCAACTGGCTAATTCCAGAAATCTGTTTTTCAATATACAAGTCCCTCATCTAAGTTGTTCCATTCCTAATACACGATACAGAGTCAATGCCCTCCACCCAAGCATCAACGCTCAAAATAAAATCTGTATGTGTATCCGTGTGCCCAATGAAAGCAAATTCCCTATCGAAGCATTTCAGTTAGGAGCAAAGGTTAAATCTAAAGGCATTGATTATCAAGATATTTTAAATTTAACCACCCAAGCTAAAAATATTCTGGTGAGTGGAGGAACTGCAAGTGGTAAAACAAGTTTTGTGAATTGCTTAATTGAAAAAATACCCCTTGAAGAAAGAATTATCACTATAGAAGACTCCCCTGAACTGCATTTAAAAAATCCTAATTTAGTTTCTATTTTAGTAGGTAAAAATGAAGATTCTAACTACTCTTATGAAACAGCCCTCAATGATGCCATGCGTATGTCACCTCAAAGACTTCTACTGGGAGAAATTGACACTAAAAATGTCTCTTTGTTTTTAAGACTCGCTAACACAGGGCATAGCGGAATGATCTCAACACTGCACAGCAACTCTGTAGAAGATGCCATTTTTGCCATCAATCTCAATATCAAAATTGGTTCTAAAAAAGACATAGATTCTAATGATTTACTGGAATTTTTCATTCGTGGAATGGATTTTATTATTCAGATCAAAAAAATAAATAATGAAAGAGTGATTGAAGATGTCCTTGATGTAAAAAAAGATTTAAAGAAAGCCTTAGGAAAAAATTAA
- a CDS encoding RGS domain-containing GTPase-activating protein: MKKLIFWIILTLSLVNPAQALIVLTTKALDFNKKSGEFKAHVVLGNKIQKAQAIGNYKVSSNKKSVIFNVISIFKDNQTHTLSSQPTLIKPIKNKILKKGSKLILAGENQEEIAKIFGLSLEDYQKKSGTKATNAKGSSSNSGSTSTNSNASSSGNANSTSSGSSNGVGGFGNNSFKDSGGNNWGSNYIPNTSSNSNPNGTNYYPVPSGSNNDSSGSSTPEYSTQFCKAPFYDSKNSISLSFIAKDGSCVDVKAQRDDTKCAYRYDFNAGVAIKQTQFYYVDNENQTKNVGGCVDLEGDEYSFPLYKDDSKCQLQVTKDKGYGGNQAYFFQTQILFRGDDGLVHVAKDCTDYQNVQEELISYDKDSVAKEVKRVVNQYYVDPISGKKVYINNGIISPFKFKYREYSCGAWEFDDAHLQAYRRTQIKAFDNVANEYIDITSCDYSNDEGKSGKITMPYIKLPNNEKPGASEPGDMNGTYTFELKKRIINSSNQHILYPCADFWSSWNRSSDFKYYTNGNLKTLTQWKSTYKTTNTGVTTGYQRPKQEDEKEPSIYYVSKRIKDIERTTVLLQNDLNLSADYMKFYEVNENYYKDESIKKTPEYTDFISKYYKPKAGSLCLLYGFSGQNAGGEKNCETIWANNTSYYCIQHNNYLTP; this comes from the coding sequence ATGAAAAAACTAATTTTTTGGATAATACTGACTTTGAGTTTGGTTAATCCTGCCCAAGCGCTAATTGTTTTAACTACCAAAGCCCTTGATTTTAATAAAAAATCCGGTGAATTCAAAGCCCATGTTGTTCTGGGAAACAAGATTCAAAAAGCCCAAGCTATTGGAAATTATAAAGTCAGCTCCAACAAAAAAAGTGTGATTTTTAATGTAATTTCTATCTTTAAAGACAATCAAACTCACACACTCAGTAGCCAACCGACACTCATCAAACCCATCAAAAATAAGATTCTTAAAAAAGGTTCTAAACTTATCTTAGCAGGAGAAAATCAAGAAGAAATCGCCAAGATTTTTGGATTATCCTTAGAAGATTATCAGAAAAAAAGCGGCACAAAGGCTACGAACGCCAAAGGTAGCTCTAGCAACTCCGGCAGTACTTCCACAAACTCAAATGCTTCATCAAGCGGAAATGCTAATAGCACTTCAAGCGGATCTTCAAATGGTGTTGGAGGATTTGGAAACAATAGTTTTAAAGACTCCGGTGGAAACAACTGGGGAAGTAATTATATACCTAATACTTCTTCAAACTCCAATCCCAATGGAACAAACTACTATCCCGTTCCAAGCGGCAGCAACAATGACAGCAGTGGTAGCTCAACCCCTGAATATTCCACACAATTTTGCAAAGCCCCTTTTTATGATTCCAAAAATTCTATTTCTCTAAGCTTTATCGCCAAAGACGGAAGCTGTGTTGATGTCAAAGCTCAAAGAGACGATACAAAATGTGCATACCGCTATGATTTTAATGCCGGAGTGGCTATCAAGCAAACACAATTTTATTATGTAGATAATGAAAATCAAACCAAAAATGTGGGCGGTTGTGTTGATTTAGAGGGCGATGAATATTCTTTTCCCTTATATAAAGATGATTCCAAATGCCAATTGCAAGTTACTAAAGATAAAGGATACGGCGGTAATCAAGCCTATTTCTTCCAAACACAGATCCTTTTTAGAGGCGATGACGGATTAGTGCATGTTGCCAAAGACTGCACCGATTATCAAAATGTTCAAGAAGAGTTGATTTCTTATGATAAGGATTCGGTTGCCAAAGAAGTAAAACGGGTAGTGAATCAATATTATGTTGATCCAATAAGCGGAAAAAAGGTCTATATCAATAACGGCATTATTTCGCCTTTCAAATTCAAATACAGAGAATACTCTTGCGGGGCGTGGGAATTCGATGATGCGCATTTACAGGCTTATCGAAGAACTCAAATCAAAGCCTTTGATAATGTGGCTAATGAATATATCGATATTACAAGTTGTGATTACAGTAATGATGAAGGCAAAAGCGGGAAAATTACCATGCCTTATATCAAACTGCCCAATAATGAGAAACCCGGAGCAAGCGAACCCGGAGATATGAACGGAACTTATACGTTTGAGTTGAAGAAAAGGATAATTAATTCCAGTAATCAACATATTCTTTATCCTTGTGCTGATTTTTGGAGTAGTTGGAATAGAAGTTCTGATTTTAAATATTATACAAACGGTAATTTAAAAACACTCACTCAATGGAAAAGCACTTACAAAACCACCAATACCGGAGTTACCACAGGCTATCAAAGACCCAAGCAAGAAGATGAAAAAGAACCCTCAATCTATTATGTCTCTAAGAGGATCAAAGACATTGAGAGAACCACTGTCCTTTTACAAAACGATCTGAATTTGAGTGCGGATTATATGAAGTTTTATGAAGTCAATGAGAATTATTACAAAGATGAAAGTATCAAGAAAACACCGGAATATACGGATTTTATCAGTAAATATTATAAGCCGAAAGCGGGAAGCTTATGCTTATTATATGGTTTTAGTGGTCAAAATGCTGGCGGTGAAAAAAATTGTGAAACTATCTGGGCAAATAATACAAGTTACTATTGTATTCAACACAACAATTATCTTACGCCTTGA
- a CDS encoding DNA type IV secretion system protein ComB10 produces MILTWIKTHKIASFFLALLVGFFILLMIAKINKDDDDNEFENSIKYPIEDYLFQNDKEKKAREIRETQRNTQNAQNKNNQEDRDLQDEKNSFQVIEEKIKAIQKKMGLADTSNSNKGLIVLGNNKNNPNSLSRNPDGSINPNNKNAQFDYASASPANKARLALLAKRFSSASNSRSDNSLSGLDEINNPEIYAQANKEKEYGTDEFSNFDKKDIASNENKLLRTITADRMIPATLITPISSQIGGNKIVAQVESDIYASMGRAVLIPKGSRVIGFYNNNNKIGEYRLEVVWNRILTPQGVNIILSDAKGADVKGYAGLVGTLHNKIWERYGLPLTFSTLSNGLMLALSSTLNNKLNPNGGNFLQGYQTTQMLNSMRGDISNIIAQILREQVRIKPIITIREGSRIFISPNTDIFFPVPKNNEMVAEFFKEYKTINDEDMSDDENEF; encoded by the coding sequence ATGATTTTAACTTGGATAAAAACCCATAAAATTGCTAGTTTTTTCCTGGCATTGCTTGTTGGATTTTTTATTCTTCTTATGATTGCAAAAATAAATAAGGACGATGATGATAATGAATTTGAAAACTCTATCAAATATCCTATTGAAGATTATTTGTTTCAAAATGATAAAGAAAAAAAAGCAAGAGAAATCAGAGAGACTCAAAGAAATACCCAAAACGCCCAAAACAAAAATAATCAAGAAGATAGAGATTTGCAAGATGAAAAAAATAGTTTTCAAGTCATTGAAGAAAAAATCAAAGCAATCCAAAAAAAGATGGGTTTAGCAGATACTTCAAACTCAAATAAAGGCTTGATTGTTTTAGGTAACAACAAAAATAATCCAAATTCTTTAAGTAGAAACCCTGATGGGAGTATCAATCCAAACAATAAGAACGCTCAATTTGATTATGCCTCTGCCTCTCCTGCTAACAAAGCTCGTTTAGCCTTGTTAGCCAAACGATTTTCTTCCGCAAGCAACAGTCGTAGTGATAACTCTTTATCCGGTCTTGATGAGATTAACAATCCTGAAATCTATGCACAAGCCAACAAAGAGAAAGAATATGGGACTGATGAATTTTCCAATTTTGATAAAAAAGATATTGCCAGCAACGAAAATAAACTATTAAGAACAATCACTGCCGATCGAATGATCCCTGCAACCTTAATAACACCTATATCCTCTCAAATCGGCGGTAATAAAATCGTAGCTCAAGTTGAAAGTGATATTTATGCCTCTATGGGCAGGGCTGTTTTAATTCCCAAAGGCTCTAGAGTCATTGGATTTTACAACAATAATAATAAGATTGGTGAATATCGATTGGAAGTTGTTTGGAATCGAATCCTCACCCCTCAAGGAGTTAATATCATTTTATCAGACGCCAAAGGGGCTGATGTTAAAGGCTATGCAGGATTAGTAGGAACTTTGCATAATAAAATATGGGAGAGATACGGACTTCCTTTAACATTCTCAACTCTCTCAAATGGATTAATGCTCGCACTATCCTCTACTCTTAACAATAAATTAAATCCAAACGGGGGTAATTTCTTACAAGGTTATCAAACAACACAAATGCTTAATTCTATGAGAGGGGATATTAGCAATATTATCGCTCAAATCTTAAGAGAACAGGTGCGTATCAAGCCTATTATCACTATCAGGGAAGGTAGCCGGATCTTTATTTCACCCAACACCGACATATTCTTTCCGGTACCCAAAAATAACGAAATGGTCGCAGAATTTTTTAAAGAATATAAAACCATCAATGATGAAGATATGAGTGATGACGAAAATGAATTTTAG
- a CDS encoding TrbG/VirB9 family P-type conjugative transfer protein has translation MKIFILKEFVKNKIKERKEEKIKSLYKGKKDLRIKELVIVGLLVSGFAYGTVEAPSPFNNTQNASISSSSSNTSSNNSNIDEMTLEEYQEEQNAQEAQKMQFLNAIQSSFFFKKRNPQDNNLNIIYKAGNTPKIRLRYAMSTTFIFDKDTIAYVSVGDSSFFEVLAPKKDGYNLSNILILKPLLIGVDTNLTVIGVSGKIYTFYLFSTHFTNSRNPALSVFISDDRKIGKIDIIPQEAKKAEKLKKLEELKTINAQLSKSTQNTDNTNSKSNQLNVSHTSNTSLTQKDLNTKNKNGIGDSAKSVNYSSVETDDGKFITIGDESNHIYIDKSKIRKHYYQAPRKKRMWWSLWLYKKSYQQAKELEAYDIFDDGTYTYFKYDRAKAISKFPYPYKVVDGYDNPINSRVVGNYIIAEDVNVKWTLRLGDEYVCVQKIPSKKELDEIRTQKQNQIIKPIVPDTVKKSGENSEK, from the coding sequence ATGAAAATCTTCATATTAAAGGAATTTGTAAAAAATAAGATAAAGGAGAGAAAAGAAGAAAAAATAAAATCTCTATATAAGGGAAAAAAGGATTTGAGAATTAAAGAGTTGGTGATTGTGGGGTTGCTTGTGAGTGGATTTGCTTATGGGACTGTGGAAGCTCCCTCACCTTTTAATAATACTCAAAATGCCTCTATTTCTTCATCTTCATCTAATACGTCTTCAAATAATTCAAATATTGATGAAATGACTTTAGAGGAATATCAAGAAGAACAAAATGCTCAAGAAGCTCAAAAAATGCAATTTTTAAATGCTATTCAAAGCTCATTTTTCTTTAAAAAAAGAAATCCCCAAGACAATAATCTAAACATTATTTATAAAGCAGGCAACACTCCAAAAATTCGTCTCCGCTATGCGATGAGTACCACTTTTATTTTTGATAAAGATACAATCGCCTATGTATCTGTTGGTGATAGCAGTTTTTTTGAAGTTTTAGCCCCTAAAAAAGATGGTTATAATCTTTCAAATATTCTTATCCTCAAACCGCTCTTAATTGGAGTGGATACTAACCTAACCGTGATTGGAGTAAGCGGAAAAATCTATACTTTTTATTTATTTTCAACTCATTTTACAAACTCAAGAAACCCGGCGCTAAGCGTATTTATTTCAGATGATCGCAAAATTGGCAAAATTGACATTATTCCCCAAGAGGCGAAAAAGGCAGAGAAACTTAAAAAATTAGAAGAGTTAAAAACAATTAATGCACAACTCTCAAAAAGCACTCAAAATACCGATAATACTAATTCTAAGTCAAATCAATTAAATGTATCTCATACTTCTAATACAAGCCTCACTCAAAAAGATTTGAATACAAAAAATAAAAATGGCATTGGAGATAGTGCTAAAAGCGTCAATTATTCCTCTGTCGAAACTGATGATGGAAAATTTATTACAATTGGCGATGAGAGCAATCATATTTACATCGATAAATCAAAAATTAGAAAGCATTATTACCAAGCACCCCGAAAAAAGCGAATGTGGTGGAGTTTATGGCTTTATAAAAAATCTTATCAACAAGCAAAAGAACTTGAAGCTTACGATATTTTTGATGATGGCACTTATACTTATTTCAAATACGACAGAGCCAAAGCTATCTCAAAATTTCCTTATCCCTATAAAGTAGTTGATGGGTACGACAATCCTATCAATTCAAGAGTGGTAGGCAACTACATTATTGCTGAAGATGTCAATGTCAAATGGACTTTAAGACTGGGTGATGAGTATGTCTGTGTGCAAAAAATTCCCTCTAAAAAAGAACTGGATGAAATCAGAACTCAAAAGCAAAACCAAATCATTAAACCCATTGTTCCTGATACAGTTAAAAAATCCGGTGAGAACAGTGAGAAATAG
- a CDS encoding VirB8/TrbF family protein, with product MEFKIENQKDNPNHEILSKENNFAEDTNLNQDNSIQYSQNINQTNQNQESILIEKFSEEQQEELEEKIAKTKNDPKNKKIKSSIYKVKEKITSLILPKLRQKMYSNSIYETVQDAGSLFKIERKIGNYLILIAGFFFLISFIEFILILTFFPLKEKEPYLVTFSNDTQNFAIIQKADQSITANEALNRQLLGAYIINREDINRIDDKERSDIIKEQSSPEVWNVFERIIAQEDSIYSNNSLTRVVKIVNIALIKKGYANADVSISLYYNGILKSEKRYRIIISYKFKNIEIDYNSLPKNPTGFTVTGYAITEIATIKELPDENKVKTSQSRIKYKNLKDNSEDDILNETYFYQENKTSQDNLNTNDNTFNTNSLKPNDSNKSPSNIDDSFKNNDYKDTLNNLQNKNLYNDNSQDNLSIEDKKRKIKQQINQLQMILNQNKKNIPQEQVDELQREILNLKIQEQILNNKDFNNQDNRHENNKFHDDNNAKESQNFEGETTNSTTPNRIKNNKSDIEKSKSIHTPSKNLPSPFSSNSIEIIKKG from the coding sequence ATGGAATTCAAAATTGAAAATCAAAAAGACAATCCTAATCATGAAATATTGTCTAAAGAAAACAATTTTGCAGAAGATACAAATCTCAATCAAGATAATTCTATTCAATACTCACAAAATATCAATCAAACAAATCAAAATCAAGAAAGCATTTTGATAGAAAAATTTTCGGAAGAACAACAAGAAGAGCTTGAAGAAAAAATTGCTAAAACCAAAAATGATCCAAAAAATAAGAAAATCAAATCAAGTATCTATAAAGTAAAAGAAAAAATAACAAGTCTCATATTGCCTAAACTGCGTCAAAAAATGTATTCAAATTCCATATATGAAACTGTGCAAGACGCAGGCAGTCTTTTTAAAATAGAACGCAAAATTGGAAATTACCTCATACTTATTGCCGGATTTTTCTTTCTCATTAGTTTCATTGAATTTATCTTAATTCTAACTTTTTTTCCTCTTAAAGAAAAAGAACCCTACTTAGTGACTTTTAGTAACGATACTCAAAACTTTGCCATCATTCAAAAAGCCGATCAATCTATTACTGCTAATGAAGCCTTGAATAGACAACTTTTAGGAGCTTATATTATTAATAGAGAAGATATTAATAGGATTGATGACAAAGAAAGAAGCGATATCATCAAAGAGCAAAGTTCGCCTGAAGTCTGGAATGTGTTTGAAAGAATCATTGCTCAAGAAGATTCTATTTATAGCAATAATAGCCTTACTCGAGTGGTTAAAATTGTTAATATTGCCCTCATTAAAAAAGGCTATGCTAATGCTGATGTATCTATTTCTTTATATTATAATGGAATATTAAAATCTGAAAAACGCTATCGAATTATTATTTCTTATAAATTTAAAAATATTGAGATTGATTATAATTCATTGCCTAAAAATCCAACAGGATTCACGGTTACCGGTTATGCCATCACTGAAATTGCTACCATCAAAGAATTGCCTGATGAAAATAAAGTTAAAACTTCTCAATCAAGAATTAAATACAAAAACCTCAAAGACAATTCTGAAGATGATATTCTCAATGAAACTTATTTCTATCAAGAAAATAAAACCAGCCAAGATAATTTAAATACTAATGACAATACTTTCAATACCAATAGTCTTAAACCAAATGATTCTAATAAGTCCCCTTCAAATATTGATGATTCTTTTAAGAATAACGACTATAAAGACACTCTCAATAACTTACAAAATAAAAATTTATATAACGACAATTCTCAAGATAATCTATCCATAGAAGATAAGAAGAGAAAGATTAAACAACAAATCAATCAACTCCAAATGATTTTAAACCAAAATAAAAAGAATATCCCTCAAGAACAAGTCGATGAACTCCAAAGAGAGATTTTAAATCTCAAAATTCAAGAACAAATCCTAAATAATAAAGATTTTAACAATCAAGACAACCGTCATGAAAATAACAAGTTTCATGATGACAATAACGCTAAAGAGTCTCAGAATTTTGAAGGAGAAACTACCAATTCTACCACTCCTAATCGAATAAAAAATAATAAAAGCGATATTGAAAAATCTAAGTCTATCCACACACCCTCTAAAAATCTTCCCTCGCCCTTTAGCAGCAATAGTATTGAAATTATCAAGAAGGGTTAG
- a CDS encoding type IV secretion system protein produces MNDIYANLMGSFTNVLGNFGNSLAQSISETLKLQFIFPAMISVLIWIWAIKKIKDRDMFEIKAIVNLCIFLAYIAFSGWALNDPTKFMEYFNNFIKLPSEVLSDGITKAIAKTGTLTQIEEKTGIDTIITQNFQLISSISKTIWKDFSIFKIGGTIFQILLGTIAILIQLIYLCILCIIIIMTTIQYYVWSSMAIFFIGLMLFPQTRGILGAYLKLLISLTLYQPALLLMASLNTGAMNALIKITPTTVEIKNNSIFNINVLDTYEIIGIFFLMCVVGVISILLLQFISKIIDSLMGTQSDISGAGNITNMATKGTAAVASMLGGAAAGSALGLMKQAYSQGGGGMKGLANAALAGLTGGGSVAAAPLAKKAKSLIQKGISFGASKLGGGKK; encoded by the coding sequence ATGAATGATATCTATGCTAATTTGATGGGAAGTTTCACCAATGTTTTAGGTAATTTTGGAAATTCATTAGCTCAATCTATCAGCGAAACTTTAAAACTTCAATTTATTTTTCCTGCGATGATATCTGTCTTGATATGGATATGGGCAATTAAAAAAATTAAAGATAGAGATATGTTTGAAATAAAAGCCATAGTGAATCTATGTATATTTCTTGCATATATAGCTTTCTCAGGCTGGGCATTAAATGACCCCACAAAATTTATGGAATATTTTAATAATTTTATCAAATTACCCTCTGAAGTTTTATCCGATGGAATAACCAAAGCTATTGCCAAAACAGGAACACTCACTCAAATTGAAGAAAAAACAGGTATTGATACAATCATCACTCAAAATTTTCAACTTATTTCATCTATAAGTAAAACAATCTGGAAAGACTTTAGTATTTTTAAAATCGGGGGAACTATTTTTCAAATCTTACTTGGAACGATAGCTATACTCATACAATTAATCTATCTGTGCATATTGTGCATAATTATTATTATGACAACCATTCAATACTATGTTTGGTCTTCAATGGCAATATTTTTTATAGGATTAATGCTTTTTCCTCAAACAAGAGGAATACTCGGAGCATATCTGAAACTCTTAATTTCACTAACACTCTATCAACCCGCTTTATTATTGATGGCTTCTTTAAATACAGGCGCTATGAATGCCTTAATCAAAATAACACCCACAACAGTTGAAATCAAGAATAATTCGATATTTAATATAAACGTACTAGATACATACGAGATCATAGGAATATTTTTTCTCATGTGTGTAGTGGGAGTCATATCCATACTGCTTTTGCAATTTATTTCAAAAATTATAGACTCCCTTATGGGAACTCAGAGCGATATATCAGGAGCTGGAAATATCACAAATATGGCTACAAAAGGCACTGCGGCTGTGGCAAGCATGCTGGGAGGTGCTGCAGCCGGTAGTGCCTTAGGCTTAATGAAACAAGCTTATTCTCAAGGAGGTGGAGGCATGAAAGGACTTGCCAATGCAGCTCTCGCCGGATTAACAGGTGGAGGGAGTGTAGCTGCAGCACCTCTTGCTAAAAAAGCCAAAAGTCTTATACAAAAAGGAATTTCCTTTGGTGCTTCAAAACTTGGAGGAGGTAAAAAATGA